One Drechmeria coniospora strain ARSEF 6962 chromosome 01, whole genome shotgun sequence genomic region harbors:
- a CDS encoding RSC complex subunit yields the protein MEEDSAAHGSPGSGSGTSPDGNPVLESPPLLQPPHGAAAGGQDVHMSEAKATESSDVPEDSPPSVPVVASHDGTPSAPEGPATDSMTRADQEMGDAPPAPAPTSPEESAAPAHASSASTRENGGDADAHSGHEDMATGHEASATGQAAAAGTTTDHAAAGAVLGAGSPAQAETGITDMATDTTTGAIAGPDVKSKQAMESAARAHLAAQTHAIVLPSYSTWFDMNAIHTIERKALAEFFSNRNRSKTAAVYKDYRDFMINTYRLNPSEYLTVTAARRNLAGDVCSIMRVHAFLEQWGLINYQVDADQRPSHVGPPFTGHFKIICDTPRGLQAWQPSADPVVLEGKKHVDTDRKASTPTAAKADMNLEIGRNVYEANAKMTAVAKTETNANDEAPMTNGVSSAGEPAGAPLSPVFCCQCGNDCTRVYFHFSQMDPMAKSKQTDLCPVCFTGGRIPANHTTSMYTKMENKNYTKGVGLGLPWTDAELLRLLEGLERFDEDWGEIADHVGTRTREECVLQFLQLDIEEKYLDSETAVNPPTGMSYLGAQRGTLPFNVVDNPVLSIVGFLASLADPETTATAARTSADELKRSLRKQLNGATDEGKAGGNDGEEPAPAADSMEVDAREEPAPATKTETKKKSKAEVASIPLASTGARAAAFASHEEREMTRLVSAACNVMLQKLELKLKYFNEMESVLRSERRELERGRQQLLLDRLAFRRRVRDAEESLAAATAGTGGQGRRDTSTVASAGEAEKFKVQFATAAAASMKPPSSEGPTKTHEV from the exons ATGGAAGAAGATTCAGCCGCCCACGGCTCCCCCGGCAGCGGCAGTGGCACTTCGCCAGATGGAAATCCTGTTTTGGAGAGCCCGCCGCTGCTGCAACCCCcccacggcgccgccgccggtggccaAG ACGTCCACATGTCAGAAGCCAAGGCGACAGAGTCGAGCGACGTGCCCGAGGACAGCCCCCCATCCGttcccgtcgtcgcttcCCACGACGGTACACCTAGTGCTCCCGAGGGCCCCGCTACCGATTCCATGACCCGTGCCGACCAAGAGATGGGCGACGCACCGCCTGCACCCGCCCCCACAAGCCCCGAGGAATCGGCGGCCCCTGCCCACGCCAgcagcgcctcgacgagagagaacggcggcgacgcagaTGCCCATTCTGGTCACGAGGACATGGCCACCGGCCACGAAGCGTCCGCTACTGGTCAGGCAGCTGCCGCCGGTACCACGACCGATCACGCTGCCGCGGGTGCCGTGCTGGGAGCTGGCAGCCCTGCGCAGGCAGAGACGGGCATCACCGACATGGCTACCGATACGACGACTGGTGCCATTGCTGGTCCGGACGTCAAGTCGAAGCAAGCGATGGAGTCGGCAGCGCGTGCCCACCTCGCAGCCCAGACGCACGCCATCGTCCTGCCGAGCTACAGCACCTGGTTCGACATGAACGCCATCCACACCATCGAGCGAAAGGCGCTGGCCGAGTTTTTCAGCAACAGGAACAGGAgcaagacggcggccgtctACAAGGACTATCGTGACTTCATGATCAACACCTATCGTCTCAACCCTTCCGAGTACCTCACCGTCACGGCCGCGAGGCGCAACCTTGCCGGCGACGTGTGCTCCATCATGAGAGTCCATGCCTTCCTCGAGCAATGGGGATTGATCAACTACCAG GTGGACGCGGATCAAAGACCGTCGCACGTTGGCCCACCCTTCACCGGTCACTTCAAGATCATATGCGACACCCCCCGTGGCCTCCAAGCAtggcagccgtcggccgatCCGGTCGTGCTCGAGGGCAAGAAGCACGTGGACACGGACAGGAAggcgagcacgccgacggcggccaaggcggacaTGAACCTCGAGATCGGCCGAAACGTGTACGAGGCCAACGCCAAGATGACGGCCGTGGCCAAGACGGAAACGAACGCCAACGACGAGGCGCCCATGACGAACGGCGTCTCGAGCGCGGGCGagcccgccggcgccccaCTGTCTCCCGTCTTCTGCTGCCAGTGCGGCAACGACTGCACGCGGGTGTACTTCCACTTCTCGCAGATGGACCCGATGGCCAAGTCCAAGCAGACCGACCTGTGCCCCGTGTGCTTCACGGGCGGCCGGATACCCGCCAACCACACGACGAGCATGTATACCAAGATGGAGAACAAGAACTACACAAAGGGCGTCGGCCTGGGCCTGCCATGGACCGATGCCGAGCTGCTCCGCCTCCTCGAAGGGCTCGAGCGGTTCGACGAGGATTGGGGAGAGATCGCGGACCACGTGGGCACGCGGACCCGCGAGGAGTGCGTCCTGCAATTCCTGCAGCTCGACATCGAGGAGAAGTACCTAGACTCGGAGACGGCCGTCAACCCTCCGACGGGCATGTCCTACCTCGGCGCCCAGCGTGGCACGTTGCCGttcaacgtcgtcgacaaccCCGTCCtgtccatcgtcggcttcctcgcgAGCCTTGCCGAccccgagacgacggcgacggcggcaaggacgtcggccgacgagctgaaACGCAGCCTTCGGAAGCAGCTCAACGGCGCGACCGACGAGGGCAAGGCGGGCGGCAACGACGGTgaggagccggcgccggcggccgattCGATGGAGGTGGACGCTCGCGAGGAGCCGGCGCCAGCGACGAAGACggagacgaagaagaagagcaAGGCCGAGGTGGCTTCGATCCCTCTCGCCTCGACGGGtgctcgggcggcggcgtttgCGTCGCACGAGGAGCGCGAGATGACGCGACTGGTGTCGGCGGCCTGCAACGTGATGCTGCAAAAGCTGGAGCTCAAGCTGAAGTACTTCAACGAGATGGAATCGGTGCTGCGGTCGGAGCggcgcgagctcgagcgggGCCGCCAGCAGCTGCTGCTCGACCGGCTCGCCTTCCGGCGACGGGTTCGGGACGCCGAGGAGagcctcgcggcggcgacggccggcactGGTGGGCAGGGCCGGCGGGACACGTCGACGGTCGCCAGCGCGGGCGAGGCAGAGAAGTTCAAGGTGCAGttcgccacggcggcggcggcgtcgatgaaGCCTCCGAGCAGCGAagggccgacgaagacgcaCGAAGTGTGA
- a CDS encoding electron transfer flavoprotein alpha-subunit: protein MLPTARQLLARPRLGLVTSSLHLATGRSGRFLSTLAILEQRDGQLNAGSLSALTAAAKLGGTVHGFIAGSKASAAAEQAAKVGGVEQIITVDNEAYEKGLAENYAPLLVENIKKGSYTHVITGHTAFGKNVAPRLAALLDSQQISDVTSIEDEKTFVRPIYAGNAIATVESSDAVKILTIRGTAFAPAVPDSGKASIVQGVDPKAGSTSEWVSENLAKSDRPDLATASKVVSGGRGLKSKEDFDKVMLPLADALGAAVGASRAAVDSGYADNSLQVGQTGKVVAPQLYMAVGISGAIQHLAGMKDSKVIAAINKDADAPIFQVADVGLVGDLFANVPELTEKVKAGQ from the exons ATGCTCCCCACCGCCAGACAGCTCCTCGCTCGGCCGCGCCTTGGTCTTGTTACTTCATCCTTGCACCTTGCAACTGGCCGCAGCGGCCGGTTTCTTTCcaccctcgccatcctcgagcaaCGGGATGGCCAGCTGAACGCAGGTTCCCTGAGTGCTCTGACAGCCGCTGCAAAGCTCGGTGGCACCGTTCACGGCTTCATCGCTGGAAGCAAGGcgtctgccgccgccgaacaggccgccaaggtcggcggcgtcgaacaAATCATCACGGTGGATAACGAAGCCTATGAAAAg GGACTTGCCGAAAATTATGCGCCTCTGCTGGTGGAGAACATAAAAAAGGGCAGCTATACACATGTCATCACCGGCCATACGGCGTTTGGCAAAAATGTCGCCCCCAGGCTTGCGGCCCTCCTAGATTCCCAGCAAATCTCTGATGTCACGTCGATTGAAGACGAAAAAACCTTTGTTCGGCCCATCTATGCCGGCAACGCCATTGCCACCGTCGAGTCGTCCGATGCCGTCAAAATCCTCACCATCCGCGGCACAGCTTTTGCGCCCGCCGTTCCCGATTCCGGAAAGGCGTCCATCGTCCAAGGCGTCGACCCCAAGGCCGGATCGACGAGCGAGTGGGTGTCGGAGAATCTCGCGAAATCGGACCGTCCCGATCTCGCGACGGCCAGCAAGGTCGTTTCGGGCGGACGTGGCCTGAAGTCCAAGGAAGATTTTGACAAGGTCATGCTGCCTCTCGCAGATGCTTTAGGcgcagccgtcggcgcgtCGCGAGCCGCTGTAGACAGCGGTTATGCCGACAACAGCCTCCAGGTGGGCCAAACAGGCAAGGTGGTGGCCCCTCAGCTgtacatggccgtcggcattTCGGGCGCCATCCAACATCTGGCGGGCATGAAGGATAGCAAGGTCATTGCGGCCATCAACAAGGACGCCGATGCGCCGATATTCCAGGTGGCCGATgtgggtctcgttggcgACCTCTTCGCCAACGTGCCAGAGTTGACAGAAAAGGTCAAGGCCGGTCAATGA